ATCCATTAGCGAGAGTTATCGACAGAAGAGGTTCTTTTTATCTATTGGATGCTGGAGAAAAAATGCCTTTGAGCCCCTATTTCTCCGAAGAAGTTCCTCTGGTGAGTGGTGACTTGAATGATGAGGATTTGGTGCTGATTGCCAGCTTTTGGCAGTCGCTCAAACAAGATGAGTTCTACCAGCAATTCTTTACTGGATTGCATTGTAATGAACAGAAAGAATGGACGCTTTTTCCTGCAAAAGGAAACTTTAAAATACGGGTAGGAAAACCTGAAGAGCTGGAGGAAAAATTGACCAAACTAAAGGTCTTTTATACCCAAGCCCCCGCTCCGAAATATTTAAATAAGCTTAAAGAGATTGACCTTCGATTTGAAGGACAACTCATTTGCCGCAAAAACTAAAACATGAATCCGGAAGAGATTTCAGTAGGTTTAGACATCGGGACCACCAAGATCGTGGCCATGATCGGCCGGAAGAACGAGTTCGGCAAGGTCGAAATTCTTGGGATTGGCAAGGCCCGCTCCCTGGGTGTGCAGCGCGGTGTGGTGACCAATATTGTTAAAACCATCGAATCCATTAAAGAAGCCGTGGAAGAAGCAGAAGCCCAAAGTGGCCTCAATGTTTCGGAAGTGGTGGTGGGAATTGCCGGTCAACATATCCGCAGTACCCAGCATAGCGATTATATCAATCGCCAAAATCCAGATGCCGTTATCGAAGATCGCGACTTGCAAGAGCTTATCGATAATGTGCACAATTTGGTAATGCTCCCCGGTGAGGAAATCATACACGTGCTTCCTCAGGAATATAAGATCGACGGACAACCTGATATCCGCGAACCCAAAGGTATGTATGGCTCTCGCTTAGAGGCCAATTTCCATATTGTAGTAGGTCAGATATCTTCCATTAAAAATATTGGGCGCTGCGTGCGCTCCAGCGAATTAGAGATAGCTGACATCACCCTCGAACCCCTCGCTTCTGCTGAAGCGGTGCTTTCGCAGGAAGAAAAAGAGGCCGGTGTAGTGTTGGTCGACATCGGCGGTGGTACCACAGATGTAGCCATTTTTAAGGATGGCATTATTCGCCATACCGCGGTGATCCCCTTTGGTGGCAACGTAATTACGGAAGATATTAAGGAGGGCTGCACCATTATTGAAAAGCAAGCCGAGCTCCTGAAAATCAAGTTTGGATCGGCTTGGCCCGGCGAAAACAAGGAGAATGAAATCGTAAGCATCCCTGGCCTTCGCGGAAGAGAGCCCAAGGAGATTTCCATGAAAATGCTCTCCAAAATTATCAATGCCCGGGTGGTGGAGATTATTGAGCAGGTTTACCTGGAAATCAAGAATTACGGCTACAACGAAAACAAGAAGAAACTAATTGCTGGTATTGTATTAACTGGGGGTGGCTCGCAGCTTAAACATATTAAGCAATTGGTAGAATTCGTTACGGGTATGGATACGCGTATTGGCTACCCCAATGAGCATTTAGCCAGCCCTAGTAGCGACGATCTTTCTTCTCCCATTTATGCTACTGCCGTAGGACTCATCCTTAAAGGACTGGAAGGTAAACCCAAAGATCATCCCAGCGATGTAGAACGGGCCGCGAATGAAGAAGCTAAGGCTACCGAAAAACCGATTGCCGAAGTAGCTCCTGAAGAAGTAGAGAGTCCAGAAGCCGAAGCCCCTGAAGAAGAACAGGAAGAAGCACCCGAAAACAACGAAAAGAA
The Croceimicrobium hydrocarbonivorans genome window above contains:
- a CDS encoding cell division protein FtsQ/DivIB yields the protein MKLWHQIAIWTGGLSTWILLVSSASNAYDRQELKDFKLQFENRQDRSFLSLLEMEKQVQKELGDSSLQLAEINKALLEESIDNHPAIRKAEVYSKIDGSLRIMLWQHDPLARVIDRRGSFYLLDAGEKMPLSPYFSEEVPLVSGDLNDEDLVLIASFWQSLKQDEFYQQFFTGLHCNEQKEWTLFPAKGNFKIRVGKPEELEEKLTKLKVFYTQAPAPKYLNKLKEIDLRFEGQLICRKN
- the ftsA gene encoding cell division protein FtsA, coding for MNPEEISVGLDIGTTKIVAMIGRKNEFGKVEILGIGKARSLGVQRGVVTNIVKTIESIKEAVEEAEAQSGLNVSEVVVGIAGQHIRSTQHSDYINRQNPDAVIEDRDLQELIDNVHNLVMLPGEEIIHVLPQEYKIDGQPDIREPKGMYGSRLEANFHIVVGQISSIKNIGRCVRSSELEIADITLEPLASAEAVLSQEEKEAGVVLVDIGGGTTDVAIFKDGIIRHTAVIPFGGNVITEDIKEGCTIIEKQAELLKIKFGSAWPGENKENEIVSIPGLRGREPKEISMKMLSKIINARVVEIIEQVYLEIKNYGYNENKKKLIAGIVLTGGGSQLKHIKQLVEFVTGMDTRIGYPNEHLASPSSDDLSSPIYATAVGLILKGLEGKPKDHPSDVERAANEEAKATEKPIAEVAPEEVESPEAEAPEEEQEEAPENNEKKKPYRSNVFENWANKFRNFLNEDL